From Amycolatopsis sp. cg9, one genomic window encodes:
- a CDS encoding MCE family protein: MLVRRTKIQLIAFAVISVVAIVYALIRFAGLGTVFGNDGYTVKLQLNESGGIFTNAEVTYRGYNIGRVGEMRLTPTGLEADLNIDPSAPQVPADLDAVVANRSAVGEQYVDLKPKADKGPYLAAGSVIPAAKTTTPVSTDRLIGDLDSLAASVPVDSLRTVVDESYDAFRGTGGDLQKLLDTARSFTTTAQEYLPQTIQLLDQGGKVLDTQNDEAANFASFSKSLNELTGTLKNSDGDLRKLIGITPQVAAQVSQVLKESGPGLGALTANLLTTANLTVTRLDGIEQGLVTYPALAGAASSVAPGDGTAHLGLVLNLFNPPACTKGYMPYSQYRTGNNLSPRPADDNAYCAEPKGSPINVRGAQNAPYGGVPVAPSDADVSANANRPAEELAEERNSRGVPGIVGSPGVSLNSLGALLGLA, translated from the coding sequence ATGCTGGTGCGCCGGACGAAGATCCAGCTGATCGCGTTCGCGGTCATTTCGGTCGTCGCGATCGTGTACGCGCTGATCCGGTTCGCCGGGCTCGGCACCGTGTTCGGCAACGACGGCTACACGGTGAAGCTGCAGCTCAACGAGTCGGGCGGCATCTTCACCAACGCCGAAGTCACCTACCGCGGCTACAACATCGGCCGGGTCGGCGAAATGCGGCTCACCCCGACCGGGCTCGAGGCCGACCTGAACATCGACCCGTCCGCGCCCCAGGTGCCGGCGGACCTCGACGCGGTCGTCGCCAACCGGTCGGCGGTCGGCGAGCAGTACGTCGACCTGAAGCCGAAGGCCGACAAGGGCCCGTACCTGGCCGCGGGTTCGGTGATCCCGGCGGCCAAGACGACCACCCCGGTCAGCACCGACCGGCTGATCGGCGACCTCGACTCGCTCGCGGCGTCGGTCCCGGTCGACTCGCTGCGCACGGTCGTCGACGAGTCCTACGACGCCTTCCGCGGCACCGGTGGGGACCTCCAGAAGCTCCTGGACACCGCGCGCAGCTTCACCACGACCGCGCAGGAGTACCTGCCGCAGACGATCCAGCTGCTGGACCAGGGCGGGAAGGTGCTGGACACGCAGAACGACGAGGCGGCGAACTTCGCGTCGTTCAGCAAGAGCCTCAACGAGCTCACCGGCACGCTGAAGAACTCCGACGGCGACCTGCGCAAGCTCATCGGCATCACGCCGCAGGTGGCCGCCCAGGTCAGCCAGGTGCTGAAGGAGTCCGGGCCGGGCCTGGGCGCGCTGACGGCGAACCTGCTCACCACGGCCAACCTGACCGTGACCCGGCTCGACGGCATCGAGCAGGGCCTGGTCACCTACCCGGCGCTGGCCGGCGCGGCGAGCAGCGTCGCGCCCGGCGACGGGACCGCCCACCTGGGCCTGGTGCTCAACCTGTTCAACCCGCCGGCCTGCACCAAGGGCTACATGCCGTATTCGCAGTACCGGACCGGGAACAACCTGTCGCCTCGGCCCGCGGACGACAACGCGTACTGTGCCGAACCGAAGGGCAGCCCGATCAACGTCCGCGGCGCGCAGAACGCGCCGTACGGCGGTGTCCCGGTCGCGCCGTCCGACGCCGACGTCTCGGCCAACGCGAACCGGCCGGCCGAGGAGCTGGCGGAGGAGCGCAACAGCCGCGGCGTGCCGGGCATCGTCGGCAGCCCCGGCGTCAGCCTGAACAGCCTGGGTGCGCTGCTCGGACTGGCCTGA
- a CDS encoding DNA-directed RNA polymerase subunit beta, which produces MAVSPANQATAATTSAESRSESTGIPGAPKRVSFAKIREPLSTPNLLDVQIQSFQWFTGDEAWFERRVEEGEENPIGGLEEVLNEISPIEDFSGSMSLSFSAPRFDEVKASIEECKDKDMTYAAPLFVTAEFVNNNTGEIKSQTVFLGDFPVMTDKGTFIINGTERVVVSQLVRSPGVYYSKDVDKTTDKDVFSVRVIPSRGAWLEFDVDKRDTVGVRIDRKRRQPVTVLLKALGWTTEAIRERFSFSETLLATLEKDHTAGTDEALLDIYRKLRPGEPPTKESAQTLLENLFFKAKRYDLAKVGRYKVNKKLGLETPYDTGTLTEEDIVTTIEYLVRLHAGEDKMDAANGTEIPVETDDIDHFGNRRLRTVGELIQNQIRVGLSRTERVVRERMTTQDVEAITPQTLINIRPIGAAIKEFFGTSQLSQFMDQNNPLSGLTHKRRLSALGPGGLSRERAGMEVRDVHPSHYGRMCPIETPEGPNIGLIGSLCSYARVNPFGFIETPYRKVVEGRVTDQVDYLTADEEDRYVKAQANAPISDDGTFVEDRVMARRKGGEVELIDPLDIDYMDVSPRQMVSVATAMIPFLEHDDANRALMGANMQRQAVPLLRNQAPYVGTGVELRAAVDAGDVLVAEQAGIVEELSADLITIMHDDGTRKSYGLYKFRRSNHGTCFNHRPIVNEGDRVEQGQVIADGPSTENGEMALGKNLLVAVMPWEGHNYEDAIILSERLVQDDVLTSIHIEEHEIDARDTKLGAEEITRDIPNVSEEVLADLDERGIIRIGAEVRDGDILVGKVTPKGETELTPEERLLRAIFGEKAREVRDTSLKVPHGETGKVIGIRVFSREDDDELPPGVNELVRVYVAQKRKIQPGDKLAGRHGNKGVIGKILPVEDMPFMEDGTPVDIILNTHGVPRRMNIGQILELHLGWLASQGWTIEGNPDWAANLSEELYDVAPNTNTATPVFDGAKEEELTGLLGATKPNRDGERMVKENGKATLFDGRSGEPYPYPVSVGYMYILKLHHLVDDKIHARSTGPYSMITQQPLGGKAQFGGQRFGEMECWAMQAYGAAYTLQELLTIKSDDVVGRVKVYEAIVKGENIPEPGIPESFKVLLKELQSLCLNVEVLSSDGAAIEMRDSDDEDLERAAANLGINLSRNESPSVDDVVH; this is translated from the coding sequence TTGGCAGTCTCTCCCGCGAACCAGGCCACTGCTGCGACCACCTCGGCTGAATCTCGCTCGGAGTCCACGGGAATCCCCGGCGCGCCCAAGCGGGTTTCCTTCGCAAAGATTCGCGAACCGCTCAGCACCCCCAACCTGCTCGACGTCCAGATCCAGTCGTTCCAGTGGTTCACCGGGGACGAAGCGTGGTTCGAACGCCGTGTCGAAGAAGGTGAAGAAAACCCGATCGGCGGCCTCGAAGAGGTCCTGAACGAGATCTCCCCGATCGAGGACTTCTCCGGTTCGATGTCCCTGTCCTTCTCCGCCCCGCGCTTCGACGAGGTCAAGGCCTCGATCGAGGAGTGCAAGGACAAGGACATGACGTACGCCGCGCCGCTGTTCGTCACGGCCGAGTTCGTCAACAACAACACGGGCGAGATCAAGAGCCAGACGGTCTTCCTGGGCGACTTCCCGGTGATGACCGACAAGGGCACCTTCATCATCAACGGCACCGAGCGTGTCGTCGTGTCCCAGCTGGTCCGCTCGCCGGGCGTCTACTACTCGAAGGACGTCGACAAGACGACCGACAAGGACGTCTTCAGCGTCCGCGTGATCCCGAGCCGGGGTGCCTGGCTCGAGTTCGACGTCGACAAGCGCGACACCGTCGGCGTCCGCATCGACCGCAAGCGCCGCCAGCCGGTCACCGTGCTGCTGAAGGCGCTGGGCTGGACCACCGAGGCGATCCGCGAGCGCTTCTCCTTCTCGGAGACGCTGCTGGCCACCCTCGAGAAGGACCACACCGCCGGCACCGACGAGGCGCTGCTCGACATCTACCGCAAGCTGCGCCCGGGCGAACCGCCCACGAAGGAGAGCGCGCAGACCCTGCTGGAGAACCTGTTCTTCAAGGCGAAGCGCTACGACCTGGCCAAGGTCGGCCGGTACAAGGTCAACAAGAAGCTGGGCCTCGAGACGCCGTACGACACCGGGACGCTGACCGAAGAGGACATCGTCACCACCATCGAGTACCTGGTCCGGCTGCACGCCGGCGAGGACAAGATGGACGCGGCGAACGGCACCGAGATCCCGGTCGAGACCGACGACATCGACCACTTCGGCAACCGCCGCCTGCGCACCGTCGGCGAGCTGATCCAGAACCAGATCCGGGTCGGTCTCTCCCGCACCGAGCGCGTCGTGCGCGAGCGCATGACCACGCAGGACGTCGAGGCGATCACGCCGCAGACCCTGATCAACATCCGCCCGATCGGCGCGGCGATCAAGGAGTTCTTCGGCACCTCGCAGCTGTCGCAGTTCATGGACCAGAACAACCCGCTGTCGGGCCTGACGCACAAGCGTCGTCTGTCGGCCCTCGGCCCGGGTGGTCTGTCCCGTGAGCGCGCCGGCATGGAGGTCCGGGACGTCCACCCGTCGCACTACGGCCGCATGTGCCCGATCGAGACGCCGGAAGGCCCGAACATCGGCCTGATCGGCTCGCTCTGCTCGTACGCGCGGGTCAACCCGTTCGGCTTCATCGAGACGCCGTACCGCAAGGTCGTCGAGGGCCGGGTCACCGACCAGGTCGACTACCTGACCGCGGACGAAGAGGACCGGTACGTCAAGGCCCAGGCCAACGCGCCGATCTCGGACGACGGCACCTTCGTCGAAGACCGCGTCATGGCCCGCCGCAAGGGTGGCGAGGTCGAGCTGATCGACCCGCTCGACATCGACTACATGGACGTCTCGCCGCGGCAGATGGTCTCGGTCGCGACGGCGATGATCCCGTTCCTCGAGCACGACGACGCGAACCGCGCCCTGATGGGTGCGAACATGCAGCGCCAGGCCGTGCCGCTGCTGCGCAACCAGGCCCCGTACGTGGGCACGGGTGTGGAGCTGCGCGCCGCGGTCGACGCCGGTGACGTGCTCGTCGCCGAGCAGGCCGGCATCGTCGAGGAGCTCTCGGCGGACCTGATCACGATCATGCACGACGACGGCACGCGGAAGAGCTACGGACTGTACAAGTTCCGCCGCTCGAACCACGGCACCTGCTTCAACCACCGCCCGATCGTCAACGAGGGCGACCGGGTCGAGCAGGGTCAGGTCATCGCCGACGGCCCGTCCACCGAGAACGGTGAGATGGCGCTCGGCAAGAACCTGCTCGTCGCGGTCATGCCGTGGGAGGGCCACAACTACGAGGACGCGATCATCCTCTCGGAGCGCCTGGTGCAGGACGACGTCTTGACGTCGATCCACATCGAGGAGCACGAGATCGACGCCCGCGACACCAAGCTGGGCGCCGAGGAGATCACCCGGGACATCCCGAACGTCTCGGAGGAGGTACTGGCCGACCTCGACGAGCGCGGCATCATCCGGATCGGTGCCGAGGTCCGCGACGGCGACATCCTGGTCGGCAAGGTCACGCCGAAGGGCGAGACCGAGCTGACCCCGGAGGAGCGCCTGCTCCGTGCGATCTTCGGCGAGAAGGCCCGCGAAGTCCGCGACACCTCGCTGAAGGTGCCGCACGGCGAGACCGGCAAGGTCATCGGCATCCGCGTGTTCTCGCGCGAGGACGACGACGAGCTGCCCCCGGGCGTCAACGAGCTGGTCCGCGTCTACGTGGCCCAGAAGCGCAAGATCCAGCCGGGCGACAAGCTCGCCGGCCGGCACGGCAACAAGGGTGTCATCGGCAAGATCCTGCCGGTCGAGGACATGCCGTTCATGGAGGACGGCACCCCGGTCGACATCATCCTGAACACGCACGGTGTGCCGCGACGGATGAACATCGGCCAGATCCTCGAGCTGCACCTGGGCTGGCTGGCCTCGCAGGGCTGGACGATCGAGGGCAACCCCGACTGGGCCGCCAACCTGTCCGAGGAGCTCTACGACGTCGCGCCGAACACGAACACCGCGACCCCGGTGTTCGACGGCGCGAAGGAAGAGGAGCTCACCGGGCTGCTCGGCGCGACCAAGCCGAACCGCGACGGCGAGCGCATGGTCAAGGAGAACGGCAAGGCCACGCTGTTCGACGGCCGCTCCGGCGAGCCGTACCCGTACCCGGTGTCCGTCGGCTACATGTACATCCTGAAGCTGCACCACCTGGTCGACGACAAGATCCACGCCCGCTCCACCGGTCCGTACTCGATGATCACGCAGCAGCCGCTGGGTGGTAAGGCGCAGTTCGGTGGCCAGCGCTTCGGTGAGATGGAGTGCTGGGCGATGCAGGCGTACGGCGCCGCCTACACGCTGCAGGAGCTGCTGACGATCAAGTCGGACGACGTGGTCGGCCGCGTGAAGGTGTACGAGGCCATCGTCAAGGGGGAGAACATCCCCGAGCCGGGCATCCCGGAGTCGTTCAAGGTGCTCCTCAAGGAGCTCCAGTCGCTGTGCCTCAACGTCGAGGTGCTCTCCAGCGACGGCGCGGCGATCGAGATGCGCGACTCCGACGACGAGGACCTCGAGCGCGCCGCGGCCAACCTCGGCATCAACCTGTCCCGCAACGAGTCGCCCTCGGTGGACGACGTCGTGCACTGA
- a CDS encoding MCE family protein, with protein MRKLLTVGTLATASALVLSGCAFKGIYDLPLPGGADLGDHPYTVNVEFRDVLDLTPQAGVKVNEVPIGRVENVGLTKDGWHALVTLKVNGDVKLPANALANVKQSSLLGEKYVELASPGDDQAQGKLADNATIPLARTNRSVEVEELLGALSLLLNGGGVDQLNTITKELNNATSGREPDIKALLDNANQLVTNLDQQSRNITRALDGLNRLSSTLNGQKDKLVGAVDNLAPGLGVLESQRGQLVTMLQALDNLSGVATDTVNRSQKDLVADLKALTPTLQKLGEAGNDLPKALQILLTFPFSDQAVNDVKGDYFNLFAKVDLNLKTVVENLGNSRQNALAGQLPLPGLTGGVEGTPANQPPPLPIPGESGQRSGQSQPGLGNLFGLLSGGAG; from the coding sequence GTGAGGAAGCTGCTGACCGTCGGGACGCTCGCCACGGCGTCCGCGCTGGTGCTCTCCGGCTGCGCGTTCAAGGGCATCTACGACCTGCCGCTGCCCGGCGGCGCCGACCTCGGCGACCACCCGTACACGGTGAACGTCGAGTTCCGGGACGTGCTCGACCTGACCCCGCAGGCCGGGGTGAAGGTCAACGAGGTGCCGATCGGCCGGGTCGAGAACGTCGGCCTGACCAAGGACGGCTGGCACGCGCTGGTCACGCTGAAGGTCAACGGCGACGTCAAGCTGCCGGCCAACGCGCTGGCCAACGTCAAGCAGTCGAGCCTGCTCGGGGAGAAGTACGTCGAACTGGCTTCGCCGGGCGACGACCAGGCCCAGGGCAAGCTGGCCGACAACGCGACCATCCCGCTGGCCAGGACGAACCGCAGCGTCGAGGTCGAAGAGCTGCTCGGGGCGCTGTCGCTGCTGCTCAACGGCGGTGGCGTCGACCAGCTCAACACCATCACCAAGGAGCTCAACAACGCCACGTCCGGCCGCGAGCCGGACATCAAGGCGCTGCTGGACAACGCGAACCAGCTGGTCACGAACCTCGACCAGCAGTCGCGCAACATCACCCGCGCGCTCGACGGGCTGAACCGGCTGTCCTCGACCCTGAACGGCCAGAAGGACAAGCTGGTCGGCGCGGTCGACAACCTCGCACCGGGCCTCGGCGTGCTGGAGTCGCAGCGCGGCCAGCTGGTCACGATGCTGCAGGCGCTCGACAACCTCTCCGGGGTCGCCACCGACACCGTGAACCGGTCGCAGAAGGACCTCGTCGCCGACCTCAAGGCGCTGACGCCGACGTTGCAGAAGCTCGGCGAGGCGGGCAACGACCTGCCGAAGGCCCTGCAGATCCTGCTGACGTTCCCGTTCAGCGACCAGGCCGTCAACGACGTCAAGGGCGACTACTTCAACCTGTTCGCGAAGGTGGACCTGAACCTGAAGACCGTCGTCGAAAACCTCGGCAACAGCCGCCAGAACGCGCTCGCCGGGCAGCTCCCGCTGCCGGGGCTCACCGGCGGCGTCGAGGGCACCCCCGCCAACCAGCCGCCGCCACTGCCGATCCCGGGCGAGAGCGGGCAGCGGTCCGGGCAGTCGCAGCCGGGCCTCGGCAATCTCTTCGGGCTCCTGTCGGGAGGTGCGGGCTGA
- a CDS encoding DNA-directed RNA polymerase subunit beta', translating into MLDVNFFDELRIGLATADDIRQWSYGEVKKPETINYRTLKPEKDGLFCEKIFGPTRDWECYCGKYKRVRFKGIICERCGVEVTRAKVRRERMGHIELAAPVTHIWYFKGVPSRLGYLLDLAPKDLEKIIYFAAYVITGVNTELRHNDLPTLENEIGVERKNLETKRDADIEARAQKLEADLAELEAEGAKSDVRRKVKEGGEREMRQLRDRAGRELDRLEEVWTTFTKLDTRQLIADELLYRELVDRYGEYFTGGMGAEAIQKLATEFDVAAEAESLRDTIRNGKGQKKLRALKRLKVVAAFQATGNDPRGMVLDAVPVIPPDLRPMVQLDGGRFATSDLNDLYRRVINRNNRLKRLIDLGAPEIIVNNEKRMLQEAVDALFDNGRRGRPVTGPGNRPLKSLSDLLKGKQGRFRQNLLGKRVDYSGRSVIIVGPQLKLHQCGLPKDMALELFKPFVMKRLVDLNHAQNIKSAKRMVERSRPQVWDVLEEVITGHPVMLNRAPTLHRLGIQAFEPQLVEGKAIQLHPLVCEAFNADFDGDQMAVHLPLSAEAQAEARILMLSANNILSPASGRPLAMPRLDMVTGLFHLTRLNEKAEGAGNAYSSPAEAIMAFDRKALGLHAPIKIRVTDRQPAKADEARLAEKGWEPGKAWLAETTLGRVLFNELLPADYPFINEPMPKKRQAAIVNDLAERYSMTQVAQTLDRLKDAGFYWATRSGVTVAISDVLTPVGKKAILDEYEGKASQVEKRYQRGQLSHTERNNELVKVWTQATEEVHKIMETALPDDNPIAMIVKSGAAGNMTQVRSLAGMRGLVSNPKGEYIPRPIKANFREGLSVAEYFIATHGARKGLADTALRTADSGYLTRRLVDVSQDVIVREIDCGTTRGIMMPIGEDIGDGKVLRDQHVETSVYARNLATDAVDAKGNVVLNAGDDIGDPAIEKLLSSGISKVKVRSVLTCESAVGICATCYGRSMATGQLVDVGEAVGIVAAQSIGEPGTQLTMRTFHQGGVAGDDITTGLPRVQELFEARVPKGKAPIADVDGRVRIEESERFWKITLIPDDGGEEIVFDKLSKRQRLANTPNGPLGDGDHVNVGQQLLEGTPDPHEVLRVMGPREAQMHLTDEVQKVYRAQGVSIHDKHIEVIVRQMLRRVTIIDSGATDFLPGELPERTKFEATNRAAVAEGGEPASGRPVLMGITKASLTTDSWLSAASFQETTRVLTDAAINGRSDKLVGLKENVIIGKLIPAGTGINKYRNIQVQPTEEARVAAYAIPSYDDGYYTPDVFGTGTGAAVPLDDYDFGRDFR; encoded by the coding sequence GTGCTGGACGTCAACTTCTTCGATGAGCTCCGCATTGGTCTCGCCACGGCCGACGACATCCGTCAGTGGTCGTACGGCGAGGTCAAGAAGCCGGAGACCATCAACTACCGGACGCTCAAGCCCGAGAAGGACGGCCTCTTCTGCGAGAAGATCTTCGGTCCGACCCGGGACTGGGAGTGCTACTGCGGCAAGTACAAGCGCGTCCGCTTCAAGGGCATCATCTGTGAGCGCTGCGGCGTCGAGGTGACCCGCGCCAAGGTGCGCCGCGAGCGGATGGGCCACATCGAGCTGGCCGCCCCGGTCACCCACATCTGGTACTTCAAGGGTGTTCCGTCCCGCCTGGGCTACCTGCTGGACCTGGCGCCGAAGGACCTCGAGAAGATCATCTACTTCGCTGCTTACGTCATCACGGGCGTGAACACGGAGCTGCGCCACAACGACCTGCCGACCCTCGAGAACGAGATCGGCGTCGAGCGCAAGAACCTCGAGACCAAGCGCGACGCGGACATCGAGGCCCGCGCGCAGAAGCTGGAAGCCGACCTGGCCGAGCTGGAGGCGGAGGGCGCCAAGTCCGACGTCCGCCGCAAGGTCAAGGAGGGCGGCGAGCGCGAGATGCGCCAGCTGCGTGACCGCGCCGGTCGCGAGCTGGACCGCCTCGAGGAGGTCTGGACGACCTTCACGAAGCTCGACACCCGCCAGCTGATCGCCGACGAGCTGCTCTACCGCGAGCTCGTCGACCGCTACGGCGAGTACTTCACCGGCGGCATGGGCGCGGAGGCCATCCAGAAGCTGGCCACCGAGTTCGACGTCGCCGCGGAGGCCGAGAGCCTGCGCGACACGATCCGCAACGGCAAGGGGCAGAAGAAGCTCCGCGCGCTGAAGCGGCTCAAGGTCGTCGCGGCGTTCCAGGCCACCGGCAACGACCCGCGCGGCATGGTGCTCGACGCCGTCCCGGTGATCCCGCCGGACCTGCGCCCGATGGTGCAGCTGGACGGTGGCCGCTTCGCGACCTCCGACCTGAACGACCTGTACCGCCGGGTGATCAACCGGAACAACCGCCTCAAGCGGCTGATCGACCTCGGCGCGCCCGAGATCATCGTCAACAACGAGAAGCGGATGCTGCAGGAGGCCGTCGACGCGCTGTTCGACAACGGCCGCCGCGGGCGTCCGGTCACCGGCCCGGGCAACCGGCCGCTGAAGTCGCTGTCCGACCTCCTCAAGGGCAAGCAGGGCCGGTTCCGCCAGAACCTGCTCGGCAAGCGCGTCGACTACTCGGGCCGTTCGGTCATCATCGTCGGCCCGCAGCTGAAGCTGCACCAGTGCGGCCTGCCGAAGGACATGGCGCTCGAGCTGTTCAAGCCGTTCGTCATGAAGCGGCTGGTCGACCTGAACCACGCGCAGAACATCAAGTCCGCCAAGCGGATGGTGGAGCGCTCGCGGCCGCAGGTGTGGGACGTGCTGGAAGAGGTCATCACCGGCCACCCGGTGATGCTGAACCGCGCGCCGACGCTGCACCGCCTCGGCATCCAGGCCTTCGAGCCGCAGCTGGTCGAGGGCAAGGCCATCCAGCTGCACCCGCTGGTCTGCGAGGCGTTCAACGCGGACTTCGACGGTGACCAGATGGCGGTGCACCTGCCGCTGTCGGCCGAGGCGCAGGCCGAGGCCCGGATCCTGATGCTGTCGGCGAACAACATCCTCTCGCCGGCGTCGGGCCGCCCGCTCGCCATGCCGCGTCTGGACATGGTGACGGGTCTGTTCCACCTGACCCGCCTCAACGAGAAGGCCGAGGGCGCGGGCAACGCGTACTCGTCGCCGGCCGAGGCCATCATGGCGTTCGACCGCAAGGCGCTGGGCCTGCACGCCCCGATCAAGATCCGCGTCACCGACCGTCAGCCGGCGAAGGCCGACGAGGCGCGGCTCGCGGAAAAGGGCTGGGAGCCGGGCAAGGCGTGGCTGGCCGAGACGACCCTGGGCCGCGTGCTGTTCAACGAGCTGCTGCCGGCGGACTACCCGTTCATCAACGAGCCGATGCCGAAGAAGCGTCAGGCCGCGATCGTGAACGACCTCGCCGAGCGGTACTCGATGACCCAGGTCGCGCAGACCCTGGACCGCCTGAAGGACGCCGGGTTCTACTGGGCGACCCGCTCGGGCGTCACCGTCGCCATCTCGGACGTGCTCACCCCGGTGGGCAAGAAGGCCATCCTCGACGAGTACGAGGGCAAGGCCTCCCAGGTGGAGAAGCGCTACCAGCGCGGTCAGCTGTCGCACACCGAGCGCAACAACGAGCTCGTCAAGGTGTGGACGCAGGCCACCGAAGAGGTCCACAAGATCATGGAGACGGCGCTGCCGGACGACAACCCGATCGCCATGATCGTGAAGTCGGGCGCGGCGGGCAACATGACGCAGGTCCGGTCGCTGGCCGGCATGCGTGGCCTGGTGTCGAACCCGAAGGGTGAGTACATCCCGCGTCCGATCAAGGCCAACTTCCGTGAAGGCCTGTCGGTGGCGGAGTACTTCATCGCGACGCACGGTGCCCGGAAGGGTCTGGCGGACACGGCGCTCCGGACCGCCGACTCGGGTTACCTGACCCGGCGTCTGGTGGACGTCTCGCAGGACGTCATCGTCCGCGAGATCGACTGCGGCACGACCCGCGGCATCATGATGCCGATCGGCGAGGACATCGGCGACGGCAAGGTGCTGCGCGACCAGCACGTCGAGACCTCCGTGTACGCGCGGAACCTCGCGACGGACGCGGTGGACGCCAAGGGCAACGTCGTGCTGAACGCGGGTGACGACATCGGCGACCCGGCCATCGAGAAGCTGCTCTCCAGCGGCATCTCGAAGGTCAAGGTCCGCTCGGTGCTGACCTGCGAGTCGGCCGTCGGCATCTGCGCGACCTGCTACGGCCGCTCGATGGCGACCGGTCAGCTCGTCGACGTCGGCGAGGCCGTGGGTATCGTCGCGGCCCAGTCGATCGGTGAGCCGGGTACGCAGCTGACGATGCGTACGTTCCACCAGGGTGGTGTCGCCGGTGACGACATCACGACCGGTCTGCCCCGTGTCCAGGAGCTCTTCGAAGCTCGGGTCCCGAAGGGCAAGGCGCCGATCGCCGACGTCGATGGCCGCGTGCGCATCGAGGAGAGCGAGCGGTTCTGGAAGATCACGCTGATCCCGGACGACGGCGGCGAAGAGATCGTCTTCGACAAGCTGTCCAAGCGTCAGCGGCTCGCGAACACCCCGAACGGCCCGCTGGGCGACGGCGACCACGTCAACGTCGGCCAGCAGCTGCTCGAGGGCACGCCGGACCCGCACGAGGTCCTGCGGGTCATGGGGCCGCGCGAGGCGCAGATGCACCTGACGGACGAGGTCCAGAAGGTGTACCGGGCGCAGGGTGTGTCGATTCACGACAAGCACATCGAGGTCATCGTGCGGCAGATGCTGCGCCGCGTGACGATCATCGACTCCGGTGCGACGGACTTCCTCCCGGGCGAGCTGCCCGAGCGGACCAAGTTCGAGGCGACGAACCGCGCCGCGGTCGCCGAAGGCGGCGAGCCGGCTTCGGGCCGCCCGGTGCTGATGGGGATCACGAAGGCGTCGCTGACCACGGACTCGTGGCTGTCGGCGGCCTCGTTCCAGGAGACCACGCGAGTCCTGACCGACGCGGCCATCAACGGCCGCTCGGACAAGCTCGTCGGCCTCAAGGAGAACGTGATCATCGGTAAGCTGATCCCGGCCGGTACGGGCATCAACAAGTACCGCAACATCCAGGTGCAGCCGACGGAAGAGGCCCGGGTCG